A stretch of DNA from Methanogenium sp. S4BF:
CGCCGGTCAGAGAATCGAACGCTATGATATGGCAGAGAGGGCCATCCGGGCACTCAAAGAGCAGACACGGGCCATCCATACCCTCATCAGGTGCTTCCGTCAAGCGATCCAGAGATTCGACGCCGCAAAGGGCTGTGCGGTACGCACTGCCATGCAGCAGACAGACCTGTACCAGCTTAGGGAGAAACGCCGGGAACTCTTCGGGGACGCCAGCCCGGACGAGGTCGAACAGCAGTCCTCCCGGACAGTTCGGGAGAAAGAGGCAGTCTATAAAGCGGCGCAGGAACTGCACCGAAAGCTTGTACAGGAGTATGCAGGGCTGGAAGGAGAAGCCAGAACCCTCCGGACGGCTATCCGGACACAGCGTGAGGAGCGGGAAGAGGCGGAGCAGCAGTTTGATGAGGCAGTATGCAGTGCCGGATTCTTCGCAGAGGATGACTTTGCAGCTGCCCTCCTTGCACCGGATGAGACTGCAGCCCTCAGAGCCGTACGCGACCGTCTTGAGCGGTGGCAGGCAGGCCTTGCGGCACGGTATACGACCGCACTGAGAGAAGCGGAGGTGCACCGCTCCTCAACCGGCCCGGTGAAAGACGAAGAAGCCCTCACCGAAGATCTGCATGCACTCACCACAGCCGAACAGGAAGCCAATACCCGGAGAGGTGAAGTCCTGCAGCAGCTCAGGCGGCAGGAAGAGGAGGAGGCCAGGTATGCCGGACAGCAGGCACGGATTGCTGCGCAGCGAACCGAGACCGCCCGGTGGGACGAGCTCCATGCCCTCATCGGGTCAGCAGACGGGAAGAAGTTTCGCAACTTCGCACAGGGCCTCACCTTTGCGGTGATGATCGCATCAGCGAACCGCCAGCTGCAGGCGATGAACGACCGGTATCTCCTGATTCAAAGCCCGGAACTGCCCCTGGAACTCGCGGTAACAGACAACTACCAGGGAGGCACCATCCGTTCGACGAGAAACCTCTCCGGCGGCGAGAGTTTTCTGGTGAGTCTGGCACTCGCCCTCGGCCTTGCCTCGATGGCATCCGGCAGGATACAGGTCGATTCCCTCTTTCTTGACGAAGGATTTGGAACACTGGACGCGGATGCCCTCGAGATGGCCCTTGCCACCCTCTCCTCCCTGCGTGATCAGGGAAAGATAATCGGTGTCATCTCCCATGTGCCGGCCTTACATGAGCGTATCGGAACAGTCATCAGGATTAAAAAGGAGAGCGGCGGGAGAAGTACGGCGAAAGGACCGGGCGTGACTTGGTGTGGTGCCTGAGGTAAAGGGCCGGACATACACGGAAATACTCCGACACTCTCCGTCAAAGAGGCGGGAGATCAGCTCATCTTTTTTCGGTGACGGGAAATCCCTGAATGTCAGGTACCCCCGCCCTCTATTTTTTTCGGTATTGATAAACAGAGAAAAAAAGGAGGGGTAATTAGCGACGAAGCAGGAATGCAGCACCCAGAAGACCAACAACCATGCCAAGGGGAAGCGCCACCACCGGGAATTCCGGTACACAGGTAGGCCTGTTTATATACGAAACGTCAGGCTGAATTGTCTGATAGGATATCTCATCAGAACCGGCGCTGTTCTGTGAATCGATCATATCCATTGCACTTACCGCGGAAATGGAAAGGCACATCAATAGCACCACAATGAAAATACCACTTTTTCCCATTTTGACCATCTTCACACACTGAGAGGGAGAGGCAGGCAACTGATGTATACCGGCTTTCCCCGTGGCCTAGTGATGCAAATAAAATAAAAAATGATATGCGAGGCAGTATCACACAGCACTCAAACGTGCTAAAATGAAAACGAATAACCTCCCATAATCCACTAAACTCTCAGAATATCATTTTGAACGTTTAGTGGCAGATATCAGCCCCGAAGGCAATTATAAGTGACAATATGCGAGTCAGACGCCATCACAGAATCAGCTACCGATCTGCTCTCCGGGGAATGTCGACAGACCGCCTGAGTGTCTCCCGGACGAGCAGACATACACGCCCCGCGGAAGGGAGGGATGCAGATTCCCGTATGGTGTGGGCGTCCCGGATATCAGGGCCGATGGCGATGATGTCTGCTGCCGGTATCTTCTGTGCAATCCAGGCGGTCTCAAGGCCGGCATGCAGGCCACGAAGACGCATCTCCCCGCCAAAGAGTCCACGATACGCCGCCTTCATGGTTTCACGGATGGGAGACTCCTCCTGGTAGTGCCAGGATGGTGCGACACCCGGAATGAAAACCGTGGCCCCCGTTTCTCTCCCCTGCTGCCGGAACGCATCGCCCAGTGCTGCAAGGGCCGCATCATCATTGCTGCGTGCAGAGAGGCCAATCATCAGGACACCTCTATCCTCAGAGACCGTTGCCGGGTTGGATGAGGTGGCGACGAGGTCCGGGATAACCGGATCCATCGCACAGACACCTGCGGGCAGGCCGGCCAGGAGAGAAGCGGCTCCGGCTGCGATCTCCGGGGCAAAGACATCCTCCTGCGGTGTCGCCGGGAATATGCGTATCCGCAGGTCGGGATCTGTTTCGCGATATCTTTCCCGGCAGGCACGCTCCTCCTCACGGATGAACCGGACAGCCTGTTTCACTGCCACCGGATCAAGGCCGATGCAGGCCCTCGCCTGTCCGGGTATCACATTATCCCGCTCACCGCCGGTGATCGAATTAACCGCACATCCGGTCTCTGCCATGAGCCCCGATAGCAGGATTCCCAAAAGGGAGAGGGCATTGGCCCGTCCGGAACCAGCCTCAATCCCTGAATGGCCGCCCCTGCCGCCGGCCACCTCCACGGTCTGCCAGCTGACGGCACCCCCGACACGGATACGATGGGCAGGGAAGGTGAACCCCACAGCCATCATCCCTGCCGAACTGGTGGTGATGACGCCCTCTTCCTCATCATCGAGGTTGATTATTGTCGTCCCGGCCAGCCATGCGGAGTCGAGGGCGGCGGCGCCGTGCATCGTCGTCTCCTCTTCTCTCGTTGCAATAAGCTGGACAGGGGGGTGGGTATTTCCCGGATGCTCCATGAGGTGCAGCGCTATTGCGAGACCGAGGCCATTATCTGCCCCGAGGGTGGTCTCACGTGCCCGGATGATGCCGTCCTCTTCGTACCAGTCAATGCCCTCACGGGCAAAATCGTGATCGGAGCCAGGGGCTGCCACACAGACCATGTCCATATGCACCTGCAAAACGATCACGGGTGCAGCCTCCCCTCCCCCATTGCCCGGACGGGTGATGAAGACATTGCCCGCTGCATCCTCATCTGCTGGAAATCCCGCTGCTGATGCCCGTTCCATCAGAAAGCGGGCCACACCGCCTTCATATCCGGAACAGCGGGGGATTGCCGCAATCCGGCCGAATATCTCGCGTATCGCTGCTGCGTCCGTCCGGCTGTCACCTTCGGCTGTATGCCCTTCTGTTGTCAACTCGTTCACCTGCTAAAAGAAGAGATAAGCACCATCCCTGATGATGATTCCCTCCACAGGGTGGCTGTTTCGCACGGTTCTGATCCAAAAACATCATCGGAGGCGGTGCGTCCGGACCATTTTGGCAATCTTACCAGTAAAGACACCATATCCCGTATCCATAGAATAGCGATGATAATTCGTGCAGAAATGCGACTGGAGTATATGCAGGAAAATGATAAAGAGGGTGATTACTCTTTCATCACTCTCTCTTTCTTCCAACAACAGTTACCAGAAACAGTCCGCCGATGAGCATCACCGGGAACAGGAGAGTCGGGAATTCAGGGGTCCCAATCGGATTCTCTCTCATAGAATGAAGATAAACCCCTGCAAAGAAGATATTGTCATCCATTGAAGGGTTGATTATGTCGATGACAACCTGTGTATCACCCTGGTTTACAAACGGAAGCAGACTGTACAGCTCATCATCATAGCGGGTATCTGCCAGAGGTTGTGCATAGGGATCTGCAGGATTGGCAGTGCTGTCATCCAGCCCGCCAACCGTTAATAATGCACCATTGGAAGGAGAGGCATCCGCACAATCGTCACTCCCTCCTGCCCACGAGGAGAGCCGCTGACCGTTAACATCAATCAGACTGAACTGTTCGTCATCATCCTGATATCCATAGGAGAGACCAAGGGAGAAATCGAGGGCAAGATTTGGATCATTCAGATCGATTGGGTTGGCAAAAGTAATCGCAAACGAGTCTCCCGCCACATCCTGAGCACCGAAGTACAGGATGACCGTATTGTCATGATCCTGTGCCGGATCGTCAAAGATCACAACAAGAATTTCTCCGTCTACCACAGTTGAACAGAGCTCTGTGATGACGAAGTCAACCCTGCCTGCCGGGGCAGCATCAATCTTTCCCTGAACAAGAGCGGTTACATCTGCCCAGTAGTTCCATGAAGAGATACTGCTGGCAGTTTCAAGATCCCATGTGACCGGGGCGCCATCAATCATGACACCACCGTCAGGGATTTTGTATCCGCTAAATCCTTTGCTTGCTGCTGCCAGATAGGCCTTTCGCACGACGGCACCTGCCGGTTTTTCTGCCTGAATGATCGCACCGTTTTCACCATTTGAGCCAACTCCATCGATTGAAACCCATATCATGCCGATTTCCGTGACCACCGGGGAAATGGCACCCGCACTCGCACCCACCTGCGACATTTCGAACGCAATGTCATTCGTTGATGCAACGGCATTATCGTTCGTTCCTATTCCTGCCGAAACAGGCTGCACCAGAATCAACAACATCGCCATAACCACCATCATGACAATGGCATTTGGCCTCACC
This window harbors:
- the pepD gene encoding beta-Ala-His dipeptidase, with product MTTEGHTAEGDSRTDAAAIREIFGRIAAIPRCSGYEGGVARFLMERASAAGFPADEDAAGNVFITRPGNGGGEAAPVIVLQVHMDMVCVAAPGSDHDFAREGIDWYEEDGIIRARETTLGADNGLGLAIALHLMEHPGNTHPPVQLIATREEETTMHGAAALDSAWLAGTTIINLDDEEEGVITTSSAGMMAVGFTFPAHRIRVGGAVSWQTVEVAGGRGGHSGIEAGSGRANALSLLGILLSGLMAETGCAVNSITGGERDNVIPGQARACIGLDPVAVKQAVRFIREEERACRERYRETDPDLRIRIFPATPQEDVFAPEIAAGAASLLAGLPAGVCAMDPVIPDLVATSSNPATVSEDRGVLMIGLSARSNDDAALAALGDAFRQQGRETGATVFIPGVAPSWHYQEESPIRETMKAAYRGLFGGEMRLRGLHAGLETAWIAQKIPAADIIAIGPDIRDAHTIRESASLPSAGRVCLLVRETLRRSVDIPRRADR